In the genome of Vanacampus margaritifer isolate UIUO_Vmar chromosome 1, RoL_Vmar_1.0, whole genome shotgun sequence, one region contains:
- the LOC144052234 gene encoding TSC22 domain family protein 1 isoform X2, protein MHHQDFCGDPPGAGSRKTVFHYRRGSGGGAPASSTGSGVNVLEDTPAPAGASSPGPHQQPASQMPGAQVKKKSGFQITSVTSAQISGSNSLADDTESYDDLDESHTEDLSSSDMLDASVSRATDTGVPERSSSDETLNSLHGVDTPGLVSPNEPPYPHSNPGAQTHTAMVNGTVHHHYYPQQHSDNMGGGETSSSAFPQASSATSGQPLSQMAANQSQRPPVAHSAKPTGGTQASGAVVGRTAGDAHLHGAENVPPLPPSGSPDNSAPVAVAPGQSAAAATSSTQTTGSRFRVVKLDTNSEPFRKGRWTCTEYYEKEIPPAAASDTPKAAEPSADGEPSNAGVSPILAAVQLPHTLQPYQLPSQDYTSPHAMQSPPQAPAQTNTLAYVSPQEVVGAAHTKMLGGPAVNQAATVMSQQSPYAADQQQQATGGYVAPQLGGLQPDFIQPTAPFQSQVPPPLAHLGASVSPGSAVTAKPLGGLAQESPHQGHAAPSAGGTSAATGTALYPPALAGGGSLKASHLEDAQKLLFQHQGLLALPRLGAGAGGGAMAADAGVAARSLAHMGMSVEASALVAAAAGLRCQHAEGEDDSSSGASVVAIDNKIEQAMDLVKSHLMYAVREEVEVLKEQIKELMERNSQLEQENNLLKTLASPEQMAQFQAQVQTGGSPTGAALQPQVPGPVGPAQALPSAHNSGPSA, encoded by the exons ATGCACCATCAGGACTTTTGTGGAGACCCACCCGGTGCTGGCAGCAGGAAAACTGTGTTCCATTACCGCAGGGGCAGCGGCGGCGGGGCACCTGCTTCCTCCACGGGTTCCGGAGTGAATGTGCTTGAAGACACTCCGGCCCCTGCTGGAGCATCCTCTCCGGGACCCCATCAGCAGCCTGCATCCCAAATGCCTGGAGCTCAGGTGAAGAAGAAGAGCGGCTTCCAGATAACCAGTGTCACTTCTGCTCAGATAAGTGGCAGTAACAGTTTGGCGGATGACACCGAGAGCTACGACGACCTGGATGAGTCTCACACCGAGGACCTCTCCTCTTCTGATATGCTGGACGCGTCAGTGTCCCGAGCCACCGACACCGGCGTGCCGGAGAGAAGTTCATCGGACGAGACGTTAAACAGCCTCCACGGTGTCGACACGCCTGGCCTTGTGTCACCAAATGAGCCTCCATATCCACATTCCAACCCGGGAGCCCAGACGCATACCGCGATGGTAAATGGGACCGTACACCATCATTATTATCCGCAGCAGCACTCTGACAACATGGGAGGTGGCGAAACGTCTTCGTCAGCTTTCCCCCAAGCATCGTCGGCCACCTCCGGTCAGCCACTTTCCCAAATGGCGGCTAACCAATCCCAGAGGCCACCAGTGGCGCATAGCGCCAAACCCACTGGGGGAACGCAAGCGTCAGGCGCTGTTGTTGGTCGGACAGCTGGCGACGCACATCTGCATGGCGCCGAAAATGTTCCTCCACTTCCCCCGTCTGGCTCGCCAGACAACAGCGCTCCCGTCGCTGTAGCTCCAGGCCAGTCGGCAGCCGCAGCCACCTCCAGCACTCAAACCACCGGCTCTCGTTTCAGAGTGGTCAAACTGGACACCAACTCTGAGCCCTTCCGCAAAGGAAGGTGGACGTGCACGGAATATTACGAGAAGGAGATTCCCCCCGCAGCCGCCTCGGACACGCCGAAAGCCGCCGAGCCTTCTGCGGACGGCGAACCCAGTAACGCGGGCGTAAGTCCAATTCTTGCGGCTGTCCAGCTACCTCACACACTGCAGCCTTACCAGCTGCCGAGCCAGGACTACACAAGTCCTCACGCGATGCAGAGCCCACCACAAGCGCCGGCCCAAACCAACACCCTCGCCTACGTGTCACCCCAGGAAGTCGTTGGCGCAGCTCACACGAAGATGCTCGGCGGTCCTGCTGTAAACCAAGCAGCCACCGTCATGTCTCAGCAGTCACCTTACGCCGCGGACCAGCAGCAGCAAGCCACGGGAGGTTATGTGGCGCCGCAGCTCGGTGGTCTGCAGCCAGACTTCATCCAACCCACCGCTCCGTTCCAAAGCCAGGTCCCGCCCCCACTGGCGCACCTGGGCGCGTCCGTATCACCGGGTTCGGCGGTGACGGCAAAGCCGCTCGGCGGCTTGGCTCAGGAGTCGCCCCATCAAGGTCACGCGGCTCCATCTGCCGGAGGAACCTCCGCCGCTACGG GCACGGCTCTCTATCCACCCGCTCTGGCAGGAGGGGGCTCCCTGAAAGCGTCTCACCTGGAAGATGCACAAAAGCTTCTGTTTCAGCACCAAGGCCTGCTGGCACTGCCCAGGCTGGGCGCCGGCGCCGGAGGCGGAGCGATGGCCGCCGACGCCGGCGTCGCTGCCAGAAGCCTGGCCCACATGGGGATGTCGGTGGAGGCCAGCGCGCTTGTAGCTGCTGCCGCGGGCTTGAGGTGTCAACATGCTGAAGGAGAGGACGACAG CTCTTCGGGTGCAAGTGTCGTGGCCATTGACAACAAGATTGAGCAAGCCATG GACCTGGTGAAGAGTCACCTGATGTACGCGGTGCGCGAGGAGGTGGAGGTGCTGAAGGAGCAAATCAAGGAGCTGATGGAGCGCAACAGTCAACTGGAGCAAGAGAACAACCTTCTCAAGACCCTGGCCAGCCCCGAGCAGATGGCCCAGTTCCAGGCCCAAGTCCAGACGGGCGGGTCCCCCACCGGCGCCGCCCTGCAGCCTCAGGTCCCGGGCCCTGTCGGACCCGCGCAAGCCCTCCCCTCTGCGCACAACTCGGGCCCGTCCGCGTGA
- the LOC144052234 gene encoding TSC22 domain family protein 1 isoform X1 — protein sequence MHHQDFCGDPPGAGSRKTVFHYRRGSGGGAPASSTGSGVNVLEDTPAPAGASSPGPHQQPASQMPGAQVKKKSGFQITSVTSAQISGSNSLADDTESYDDLDESHTEDLSSSDMLDASVSRATDTGVPERSSSDETLNSLHGVDTPGLVSPNEPPYPHSNPGAQTHTAMVNGTVHHHYYPQQHSDNMGGGETSSSAFPQASSATSGQPLSQMAANQSQRPPVAHSAKPTGGTQASGAVVGRTAGDAHLHGAENVPPLPPSGSPDNSAPVAVAPGQSAAAATSSTQTTGSRFRVVKLDTNSEPFRKGRWTCTEYYEKEIPPAAASDTPKAAEPSADGEPSNAGVSPILAAVQLPHTLQPYQLPSQDYTSPHAMQSPPQAPAQTNTLAYVSPQEVVGAAHTKMLGGPAVNQAATVMSQQSPYAADQQQQATGGYVAPQLGGLQPDFIQPTAPFQSQVPPPLAHLGASVSPGSAVTAKPLGGLAQESPHQGHAAPSAGGTSAATGPPAPYMPLTALQADLQPLLTPGTALYPPALAGGGSLKASHLEDAQKLLFQHQGLLALPRLGAGAGGGAMAADAGVAARSLAHMGMSVEASALVAAAAGLRCQHAEGEDDSSSGASVVAIDNKIEQAMDLVKSHLMYAVREEVEVLKEQIKELMERNSQLEQENNLLKTLASPEQMAQFQAQVQTGGSPTGAALQPQVPGPVGPAQALPSAHNSGPSA from the exons ATGCACCATCAGGACTTTTGTGGAGACCCACCCGGTGCTGGCAGCAGGAAAACTGTGTTCCATTACCGCAGGGGCAGCGGCGGCGGGGCACCTGCTTCCTCCACGGGTTCCGGAGTGAATGTGCTTGAAGACACTCCGGCCCCTGCTGGAGCATCCTCTCCGGGACCCCATCAGCAGCCTGCATCCCAAATGCCTGGAGCTCAGGTGAAGAAGAAGAGCGGCTTCCAGATAACCAGTGTCACTTCTGCTCAGATAAGTGGCAGTAACAGTTTGGCGGATGACACCGAGAGCTACGACGACCTGGATGAGTCTCACACCGAGGACCTCTCCTCTTCTGATATGCTGGACGCGTCAGTGTCCCGAGCCACCGACACCGGCGTGCCGGAGAGAAGTTCATCGGACGAGACGTTAAACAGCCTCCACGGTGTCGACACGCCTGGCCTTGTGTCACCAAATGAGCCTCCATATCCACATTCCAACCCGGGAGCCCAGACGCATACCGCGATGGTAAATGGGACCGTACACCATCATTATTATCCGCAGCAGCACTCTGACAACATGGGAGGTGGCGAAACGTCTTCGTCAGCTTTCCCCCAAGCATCGTCGGCCACCTCCGGTCAGCCACTTTCCCAAATGGCGGCTAACCAATCCCAGAGGCCACCAGTGGCGCATAGCGCCAAACCCACTGGGGGAACGCAAGCGTCAGGCGCTGTTGTTGGTCGGACAGCTGGCGACGCACATCTGCATGGCGCCGAAAATGTTCCTCCACTTCCCCCGTCTGGCTCGCCAGACAACAGCGCTCCCGTCGCTGTAGCTCCAGGCCAGTCGGCAGCCGCAGCCACCTCCAGCACTCAAACCACCGGCTCTCGTTTCAGAGTGGTCAAACTGGACACCAACTCTGAGCCCTTCCGCAAAGGAAGGTGGACGTGCACGGAATATTACGAGAAGGAGATTCCCCCCGCAGCCGCCTCGGACACGCCGAAAGCCGCCGAGCCTTCTGCGGACGGCGAACCCAGTAACGCGGGCGTAAGTCCAATTCTTGCGGCTGTCCAGCTACCTCACACACTGCAGCCTTACCAGCTGCCGAGCCAGGACTACACAAGTCCTCACGCGATGCAGAGCCCACCACAAGCGCCGGCCCAAACCAACACCCTCGCCTACGTGTCACCCCAGGAAGTCGTTGGCGCAGCTCACACGAAGATGCTCGGCGGTCCTGCTGTAAACCAAGCAGCCACCGTCATGTCTCAGCAGTCACCTTACGCCGCGGACCAGCAGCAGCAAGCCACGGGAGGTTATGTGGCGCCGCAGCTCGGTGGTCTGCAGCCAGACTTCATCCAACCCACCGCTCCGTTCCAAAGCCAGGTCCCGCCCCCACTGGCGCACCTGGGCGCGTCCGTATCACCGGGTTCGGCGGTGACGGCAAAGCCGCTCGGCGGCTTGGCTCAGGAGTCGCCCCATCAAGGTCACGCGGCTCCATCTGCCGGAGGAACCTCCGCCGCTACGGGTCCGCCAGCCCCTTACATGCCTTTGACTGCGCTTCAAGCTGACCTTCAACCCCTTCTCACCCCAGGCACGGCTCTCTATCCACCCGCTCTGGCAGGAGGGGGCTCCCTGAAAGCGTCTCACCTGGAAGATGCACAAAAGCTTCTGTTTCAGCACCAAGGCCTGCTGGCACTGCCCAGGCTGGGCGCCGGCGCCGGAGGCGGAGCGATGGCCGCCGACGCCGGCGTCGCTGCCAGAAGCCTGGCCCACATGGGGATGTCGGTGGAGGCCAGCGCGCTTGTAGCTGCTGCCGCGGGCTTGAGGTGTCAACATGCTGAAGGAGAGGACGACAG CTCTTCGGGTGCAAGTGTCGTGGCCATTGACAACAAGATTGAGCAAGCCATG GACCTGGTGAAGAGTCACCTGATGTACGCGGTGCGCGAGGAGGTGGAGGTGCTGAAGGAGCAAATCAAGGAGCTGATGGAGCGCAACAGTCAACTGGAGCAAGAGAACAACCTTCTCAAGACCCTGGCCAGCCCCGAGCAGATGGCCCAGTTCCAGGCCCAAGTCCAGACGGGCGGGTCCCCCACCGGCGCCGCCCTGCAGCCTCAGGTCCCGGGCCCTGTCGGACCCGCGCAAGCCCTCCCCTCTGCGCACAACTCGGGCCCGTCCGCGTGA
- the LOC144052234 gene encoding TSC22 domain family protein 1 isoform X4, with translation MRAKGLAGAGGAQGGDAMAVKFLFWELEKHLKSSSGASVVAIDNKIEQAMDLVKSHLMYAVREEVEVLKEQIKELMERNSQLEQENNLLKTLASPEQMAQFQAQVQTGGSPTGAALQPQVPGPVGPAQALPSAHNSGPSA, from the exons ATGAGAGCGAAGGGGCTGGCCGGGGCCGGAGGAGCGCAGGGCGGCGACGCCATGGCCGTCAAGTTTCTTTTCTGGGAGCTGGAGAAGCATCTGAAGAG CTCTTCGGGTGCAAGTGTCGTGGCCATTGACAACAAGATTGAGCAAGCCATG GACCTGGTGAAGAGTCACCTGATGTACGCGGTGCGCGAGGAGGTGGAGGTGCTGAAGGAGCAAATCAAGGAGCTGATGGAGCGCAACAGTCAACTGGAGCAAGAGAACAACCTTCTCAAGACCCTGGCCAGCCCCGAGCAGATGGCCCAGTTCCAGGCCCAAGTCCAGACGGGCGGGTCCCCCACCGGCGCCGCCCTGCAGCCTCAGGTCCCGGGCCCTGTCGGACCCGCGCAAGCCCTCCCCTCTGCGCACAACTCGGGCCCGTCCGCGTGA
- the LOC144052234 gene encoding TSC22 domain family protein 1 isoform X3 translates to MNSQCYTVAMDLGVCQLRNFSISFLSSVLGKESASVRLDRSSSGASVVAIDNKIEQAMDLVKSHLMYAVREEVEVLKEQIKELMERNSQLEQENNLLKTLASPEQMAQFQAQVQTGGSPTGAALQPQVPGPVGPAQALPSAHNSGPSA, encoded by the exons ATGAATTCGCAGTGTTACACGGTGGCGATGGACCTTGGCGTTTGCCAACTGCGCAATTTCTCCATCTCCTTTCTGTCCTCCGTACTCGGCAAGGAGAGCGCGTCGGTCAGGCTCGACAGGAG CTCTTCGGGTGCAAGTGTCGTGGCCATTGACAACAAGATTGAGCAAGCCATG GACCTGGTGAAGAGTCACCTGATGTACGCGGTGCGCGAGGAGGTGGAGGTGCTGAAGGAGCAAATCAAGGAGCTGATGGAGCGCAACAGTCAACTGGAGCAAGAGAACAACCTTCTCAAGACCCTGGCCAGCCCCGAGCAGATGGCCCAGTTCCAGGCCCAAGTCCAGACGGGCGGGTCCCCCACCGGCGCCGCCCTGCAGCCTCAGGTCCCGGGCCCTGTCGGACCCGCGCAAGCCCTCCCCTCTGCGCACAACTCGGGCCCGTCCGCGTGA